The Mycolicibacterium insubricum DNA segment GGGTCGGTCAGCGCGGTGGTGTCATCCAGCGCAGCCGGATTAGCCGAGGTCGCCGACCGGATCTGAATCGCCGTCCCGGTACTGGGCAACCGCACGCTCACAGTTGCGACCTTGGTCGGTGACGGGAGTTCCAGCATCAGGCCGATACCCGGTTTGAATGTCGGGAACGGCACCGCGTCGGTGTAGGTGTCGGTGCGCCACCCGGTGTTCGGGTCACCGTCGATGGCCCGCTCGGCCTTGTCGGGGCTGTCCGGGTCGCCGCCGGGGGAGAAGACCGTCGCCTTCACCGGGTGGACCACGGCGCCGGGCTGGACGTCGGAATCGTCGTGGTACAGCACGATCGACGCAAACACGGTCAACACGGCGACCAGCACCGCCGCGAGCGCGATGATCAAACGCCGACGTTTGCGCGTCGGTTCGGTCGTCGGCAGGGGCAGCGGCGCGGTCGACGGGCCCACCTGTTCGCCGGTATCGGGAGCCAACAGCTCGTCGGGACTGAGGACACCGGTGTACTCGAGCGTTTGCTCGCGTGGCGCCGGCCTCGCAGCAGGTGCCGGCGATGGCACCTGCCGATGCGATACCGGGACGGCTACGGCCTGACCGTGCAGCGCCGCGCGTGCCGCGGCGGCCAGCTCCGCGGCGGTCTGGAAACGCTGCGCGGGATCGGTGGCCATCCCCTTGGCGATCACCGAATCGAATTCGGTTGGCACATCGGTGTTCACCCGGCTCGGTTCGGGAGGCGGCAGGTGCACGTGACCCCACAGCTGCTCTTCCAGGCTCTGCCCGACATACGGTTTCGCGCCGGTCAGGCACTCGTAGAACACGCACGCCAGCGAGTAGATGTCGGCGCGCTGGTCGGCGGTCTCGGCCGCGGTGAAGCGCTCCGGCGCGATGTAGGCGACCGTCCCGACCGTCGCCCCGGTACTGGTCAGCTGGTCCTCGCCGGGGGCGCGTGCGATGCCGAAGTCGATCAGGTACAGGAAGTTCTTCGGCGTGATGAGCAGGTTCGCGGGTTTGATGTCGCGGTGTTCCAACCCGGCCTCGTGGGCGGCGTCGAGCGCGGCGGCCGCCTGTTCGAGCAGCGACACCGCCTGCTCGGGCGGCAGTGCCCCTTCGCGCAGCAGGGTGCCCAGGTCGGTGCCGTCGATCAGCGGCATCGAGATGAACAGCCGGTTGTCGATCTCCCCGGAGTCGAAGATCGGCACGATGTGCGGTTCGTTAAGGGCGGCGGCGATGCGGGCTTCGCGGCGGAACCGCTCCTCGAACACCGGGTCGGTGGCGGCGCGGGCGTGCAGCACCTTCAGCGCGACCTCGCGCCCGAGCGCGGTGTCGTACGCGCGGTACACCTGCCCCATGCCGCCGGTGCCCAGCGTCCCGCGCAGCCGGTACCGCCCGAACTCCTCGTCCATCCCTGAATTCTCGCTCATCGCCCCAGCACCTCGACGGTCCTGTCCTTGGTATTGATGACGTAGACCCGGTGGGTGTCGGTGTCGACGGCCAGTGAACCGGGGTTTCCGCCGACCTGCACGCTCCCGGCGAGCGCGTTGCGGGTGGTGTCCAGTATCGACACCGTCCCGGCCTGGTAGTCGGTCAGGTACACCGTGTGGAGTCCGGGGTCGACGGCAGCGAATCCGACGTGTATTCCGAGGTGCAGCGTGCCCGTGACGGTGTTGTTCGTGGTGTCGACGACGGTCACCGGGTTGTCGGTGCCCGGGTCTGCACTCGTTGCGCCCACGCTGGTACTGGTGAGATACGCGCGGTGCACACCGGGGTCGACGACGACGTCGTGGGCGCTTTCCGGCAGTTTGATCGTGTCGGTCACCGCGGCATGCTCGGTGTCGACGACCGTCAGCGATTTGTCCAGCATCCCGGTCACGTAGGCGGTGGCGGGCTGCGGGGCCAATGCCAGTGCGAATGGAGTGTCGACCGGGGT contains these protein-coding regions:
- a CDS encoding serine/threonine-protein kinase produces the protein MSENSGMDEEFGRYRLRGTLGTGGMGQVYRAYDTALGREVALKVLHARAATDPVFEERFRREARIAAALNEPHIVPIFDSGEIDNRLFISMPLIDGTDLGTLLREGALPPEQAVSLLEQAAAALDAAHEAGLEHRDIKPANLLITPKNFLYLIDFGIARAPGEDQLTSTGATVGTVAYIAPERFTAAETADQRADIYSLACVFYECLTGAKPYVGQSLEEQLWGHVHLPPPEPSRVNTDVPTEFDSVIAKGMATDPAQRFQTAAELAAAARAALHGQAVAVPVSHRQVPSPAPAARPAPREQTLEYTGVLSPDELLAPDTGEQVGPSTAPLPLPTTEPTRKRRRLIIALAAVLVAVLTVFASIVLYHDDSDVQPGAVVHPVKATVFSPGGDPDSPDKAERAIDGDPNTGWRTDTYTDAVPFPTFKPGIGLMLELPSPTKVATVSVRLPSTGTAIQIRSATSANPAALDDTTALTDPKTLQPGENTITVNASSPTSYLLVWISTLGTTGGQSKTELSEIVVHAAK